A stretch of the Tautonia marina genome encodes the following:
- a CDS encoding MMPL family transporter has product MIFDLIARLVIRRGLLLVLAWIALAFVLNRYAPSWDEVSLDDDVRFFPAGSLSVEGQALLERGFPEATESTAVVAVERAEGPLTDEDRAFIGTLADRLKGLIGPEFAIATVTDFRDRYMDSILIGGNRENGDGQAALTLVGIEATYASKQARLTVNAIEEVIDGLAGEVPAGIRLALTGSAVVGHDMNESSNASIDTTTYATIALVIAILLAVYRSPLLALIPLLTIALSVFISLKGLPTLRWVPGLDFQVINVTKVFVIVVLFGAGTDYCLFLIARYREERAHGHDIPEALGVAIRQVGAALVASAGTVIVGLGMLWFSSFAKIQYSGPAIALSLAVALAAALTLAPVLLKWFGRTIDWPFGPPPIIRAEVEAEADHLPNGISDQAEAALRGPWGRVANLVAHRPGTILAVSLLALAPLAIYGTKVTSNYGQLSDLPSTASSKIGARLIRDYFPIGELGPTTLLVHAPNLDFRDDEGRQALAELSDRLVALPEVARIRSLSRPLGEPLEETIRLSDEEQALPSFLRQPIEQARNALIERGYQAAEPVYVSTRPADPADLGSISRIDVLLSIDPFSEDGMNALNAIQREVNALTLAESGPLAGAEVGYAGSTPMLYDLRSSIGNDQKRMYVLVTLGVYAILVLLLRRPGICLYLIATVVLGYLATLGLTDLVFQALHEGPEPWQGLDWKVSFFLFVILVAVGEDYNIFLMARVLEEEDGHGPIDGTRRAVAATGGIISSCGLIMAGTFGSMLTGKLLALRELGFALAVGVLLDTFIVRPILVPAFIILWERLRSRFTSGRRRSRPIHQEPAPAGGAPTVLRVDYGVASQHTPRR; this is encoded by the coding sequence ATGATCTTCGACCTGATCGCACGACTGGTGATCCGCCGAGGCCTACTTCTCGTACTGGCCTGGATCGCCCTGGCGTTCGTGCTCAATCGCTACGCCCCGTCCTGGGACGAGGTCAGCCTCGACGACGACGTCCGGTTCTTCCCGGCCGGTTCGCTGAGCGTCGAGGGTCAGGCCCTGTTGGAACGCGGTTTCCCCGAGGCGACCGAGTCGACCGCCGTCGTGGCCGTCGAACGGGCCGAGGGACCGCTGACCGACGAGGATCGGGCGTTCATCGGCACCCTGGCCGATCGGCTCAAGGGGCTGATCGGCCCCGAGTTCGCCATCGCCACCGTGACCGACTTCCGTGACCGCTACATGGATTCGATCCTCATCGGCGGTAACAGAGAGAACGGCGATGGCCAGGCCGCCCTGACGCTCGTCGGCATCGAGGCAACCTACGCCAGCAAGCAGGCCCGGCTTACGGTCAACGCCATCGAGGAGGTCATCGACGGCCTCGCAGGCGAGGTCCCCGCCGGAATCCGGCTTGCCCTGACCGGCTCGGCGGTTGTCGGGCACGACATGAATGAGTCGTCGAACGCCAGTATCGACACGACAACCTACGCCACCATCGCCCTCGTCATCGCCATCTTGCTGGCCGTCTATCGGTCACCGTTGCTGGCCCTGATCCCCTTGCTGACGATCGCCCTGTCGGTCTTTATCTCGCTCAAGGGGTTGCCGACGCTCCGCTGGGTGCCTGGACTCGATTTCCAGGTCATTAACGTGACGAAGGTGTTCGTCATCGTTGTCCTGTTCGGAGCCGGAACCGACTACTGCCTGTTCCTCATCGCCCGATACCGCGAGGAACGCGCCCATGGCCACGACATTCCCGAGGCCCTCGGCGTGGCGATTCGCCAGGTCGGCGCCGCCCTGGTCGCCAGCGCCGGCACGGTCATTGTTGGCCTGGGGATGCTCTGGTTCTCCAGCTTTGCCAAGATTCAGTACAGCGGCCCGGCCATTGCCCTGAGCCTGGCAGTCGCCCTGGCCGCGGCGTTGACGCTCGCGCCGGTCCTGCTCAAGTGGTTCGGCCGCACGATCGACTGGCCCTTCGGACCCCCTCCCATCATCCGGGCCGAAGTCGAGGCCGAAGCCGATCATCTGCCCAATGGCATCTCCGATCAGGCCGAGGCCGCCCTGCGAGGCCCCTGGGGACGGGTCGCCAACCTCGTCGCTCATCGTCCGGGCACCATCCTTGCTGTCAGTCTGCTGGCCCTCGCCCCTCTGGCCATTTACGGCACGAAGGTCACGTCCAATTACGGGCAACTCTCCGACCTCCCCAGTACCGCCTCCAGCAAGATCGGCGCTCGCCTGATCCGAGACTATTTCCCGATCGGCGAACTCGGCCCCACCACCTTGCTCGTCCATGCCCCGAACCTCGATTTCCGCGACGACGAAGGCCGTCAGGCCCTCGCCGAACTCTCCGATCGCCTCGTCGCCTTGCCCGAGGTCGCCCGCATCCGGTCCCTGTCCCGACCCCTTGGCGAGCCCCTCGAAGAGACCATTCGCCTCTCCGACGAAGAACAGGCGCTGCCTTCCTTCCTCCGCCAGCCGATCGAACAGGCCCGCAACGCCCTCATCGAACGCGGCTACCAGGCCGCCGAGCCCGTTTACGTCAGCACGCGCCCTGCCGATCCGGCCGATCTGGGTTCGATTTCTCGGATCGACGTTCTCCTGTCCATCGACCCCTTCTCCGAAGATGGGATGAACGCCCTCAACGCCATCCAGCGCGAGGTCAACGCCCTGACCCTTGCCGAGTCCGGGCCGCTTGCCGGAGCCGAGGTCGGATACGCCGGCTCCACCCCCATGCTGTACGACCTTCGATCGTCGATCGGCAACGATCAGAAGCGGATGTACGTCCTGGTCACGCTCGGGGTCTACGCCATCCTCGTCCTGCTCCTGCGACGCCCCGGGATCTGTCTGTACCTCATTGCCACGGTCGTCCTCGGCTACCTCGCCACCCTCGGCCTGACCGATCTCGTCTTCCAGGCCTTGCACGAAGGGCCCGAGCCCTGGCAAGGACTCGATTGGAAGGTTAGCTTCTTCCTGTTTGTGATCCTGGTGGCGGTCGGAGAGGATTACAACATCTTCCTCATGGCTCGCGTGCTGGAGGAAGAAGACGGCCACGGACCGATTGACGGCACCCGGCGCGCCGTCGCCGCCACGGGCGGCATCATCAGCTCGTGCGGCCTGATCATGGCCGGCACCTTCGGCTCGATGCTCACCGGCAAGCTGCTCGCGCTTCGAGAGCTAGGCTTCGCCCTGGCCGTTGGCGTCTTGCTCGACACCTTCATTGTCCGTCCCATTCTCGTCCCGGCCTTCATCATCCTGTGGGAGCGTCTCCGATCGCGATTCACGTCTGGCAGGCGTCGCTCCAGGCCGATCCACCAGGAACCCGCCCCGGCCGGTGGCGCTCCGACGGTCCTCCGCGTCGATTACGGGGTCGCCTCGCAGCACACCCCCCGGCGTTGA
- a CDS encoding Uma2 family endonuclease, with product MSTRLGSKAAASQVEYPDSDGKRMAENTLQFQWIVTIKEGLDALFRDRPDVFVAGDLLWYPIEGDNKTRTAPDALVAFGRPKGYRGSYKQWEEGGIAPQVVFEVLSPGNRAGEMRRKLEFYERFGVEEYYLYDPDRNTFAAFRREGDRLVSIPHPAGMVSPRLGVRFELTDDAFALIGPDGRRFLTYLELAEQRDALAEQRDALARSEEQQRLRAERLAEKLRAMGIDPDATD from the coding sequence ATGTCGACCCGCCTCGGCTCGAAGGCCGCCGCGTCGCAGGTCGAGTATCCCGACAGCGACGGCAAGCGGATGGCGGAAAACACGCTTCAGTTTCAGTGGATCGTCACGATCAAGGAAGGGCTGGACGCGCTCTTCCGAGATCGGCCCGACGTGTTCGTGGCCGGCGACCTGCTCTGGTATCCGATCGAAGGGGACAATAAGACCCGAACCGCGCCGGACGCTCTGGTCGCCTTCGGCCGCCCGAAGGGCTACCGAGGGTCGTACAAGCAGTGGGAAGAAGGGGGGATCGCCCCTCAGGTCGTCTTCGAAGTGCTCTCTCCCGGCAACCGGGCCGGTGAGATGCGGCGCAAACTCGAATTCTACGAACGGTTCGGCGTGGAGGAGTATTACCTCTACGACCCGGATCGAAACACCTTTGCCGCCTTCCGTCGCGAGGGGGATCGGCTCGTCTCGATCCCACATCCCGCCGGGATGGTCAGCCCGAGGCTCGGCGTTCGCTTCGAGCTGACCGACGACGCCTTCGCCCTGATCGGCCCCGATGGCCGACGCTTCCTGACCTATCTGGAACTGGCCGAGCAACGCGACGCCTTGGCCGAGCAACGCGACGCCCTGGCCCGGAGCGAGGAGCAGCAACGGCTCCGGGCAGAGCGGCTGGCCGAGAAGCTTCGGGCAATGGGGATCGATCCGGACGCGACAGACTGA
- a CDS encoding HpcH/HpaI aldolase family protein has protein sequence MPRIKDRLAQGKTVRLFGVGQLFHPKLVEIIGEHGGYDGLWLDQEHSGLSLREIETAVVAARGYGLDHFVRMPATDYASIMRPLEIGAGGVMVSMVRSPEDAEQAVRWAKFWPRGERGMNGGNRDGRFGLTPLAEYVEKANAETFVGIQIETAGAIESIAEIAAVPDVDLLFVGPADISQVLGVPGQFEHPKCFETIERIADACRSAGKPWGVVPRGPEYAERMAKLGCKMFVFGFDVHALHEGIRTMKRRYEPFFQED, from the coding sequence ATGCCACGCATCAAGGATCGACTGGCGCAGGGGAAGACCGTCCGATTGTTCGGCGTCGGTCAGTTGTTTCACCCAAAGCTCGTGGAGATCATCGGCGAGCACGGCGGCTACGACGGCCTCTGGCTCGACCAGGAGCATTCGGGCCTGAGCCTCCGGGAGATCGAGACGGCCGTCGTCGCGGCCCGAGGCTATGGGCTCGATCACTTCGTCCGGATGCCGGCGACCGATTACGCCTCGATCATGCGGCCGCTGGAGATCGGCGCCGGCGGGGTGATGGTCAGCATGGTCCGCTCTCCCGAGGATGCCGAGCAGGCCGTGCGCTGGGCCAAGTTCTGGCCGAGGGGCGAACGCGGCATGAACGGCGGCAACCGCGACGGCCGCTTCGGCCTGACGCCCTTGGCCGAGTACGTCGAGAAGGCCAACGCCGAGACGTTCGTCGGCATCCAGATCGAGACAGCCGGCGCGATCGAGTCGATCGCCGAGATCGCCGCCGTGCCCGATGTGGATCTCCTGTTCGTCGGCCCGGCCGACATCAGCCAGGTGCTCGGCGTCCCCGGCCAGTTCGAGCACCCGAAGTGCTTCGAGACGATCGAACGCATCGCCGACGCCTGCCGATCGGCCGGCAAGCCCTGGGGCGTCGTCCCCCGAGGCCCCGAGTACGCCGAGCGGATGGCGAAGCTCGGCTGCAAAATGTTCGTCTTCGGCTTCGACGTGCATGCCTTGCACGAAGGGATCCGGACGATGAAGCGGCGCTACGAACCGTTCTTCCAGGAGGATTGA
- a CDS encoding C-terminal binding protein: MADRFRVLVTDFLTETEVEQPVLHELAQIELAGAHDETELFDLLPTADALIVYHDVPMLTEATINRLDRCQGIVRAGVGYNNIDIEAAGRRGIPVCNVPDYGAEEVADHAMMMLLAVVRRLVPCHSSIVKGDWEVPIVYGVPRLRGRTIGLVGCGRIGTAMAIRAKAFGLDVVFYDPHVPPGFEKALGVRRTDSIEELFEQSQFVSVHCYLDASSHHLVNAKRLALMPENGVLINTARGPIVDQEALLSALDSERLAGAGLDVVEREPLDDDRLRHHPRVLLTQHVAFYSVEGFIEMRRKSAEEVRRLLLGQPLRCLVNQPSPR, encoded by the coding sequence ATGGCCGATCGCTTCCGGGTCCTCGTGACCGATTTCCTCACCGAAACCGAGGTCGAGCAACCCGTCCTTCATGAACTTGCCCAGATCGAACTGGCCGGCGCTCATGACGAAACCGAGCTGTTCGACCTCCTGCCCACTGCCGATGCCCTGATCGTCTACCACGACGTTCCCATGCTCACCGAGGCCACCATCAACCGCCTCGATCGCTGTCAGGGGATCGTCCGGGCCGGCGTCGGCTACAACAACATCGACATCGAGGCGGCCGGGCGACGGGGCATCCCCGTCTGCAATGTCCCCGACTATGGCGCCGAGGAAGTCGCCGATCACGCCATGATGATGCTCCTGGCCGTCGTTCGTCGCCTGGTGCCGTGTCACTCGTCGATCGTCAAGGGAGACTGGGAGGTACCGATCGTCTACGGTGTGCCTCGCCTCCGAGGCCGAACGATCGGCCTCGTCGGCTGCGGACGAATCGGCACCGCCATGGCGATCCGGGCCAAAGCGTTCGGCCTCGACGTGGTCTTCTACGATCCTCACGTCCCCCCCGGCTTCGAGAAAGCCCTGGGAGTCCGCCGCACCGACTCGATCGAGGAACTCTTCGAGCAAAGCCAGTTCGTCAGCGTGCACTGCTATCTCGACGCCTCGTCGCACCATCTGGTGAACGCCAAACGGCTCGCGTTGATGCCCGAAAACGGGGTCCTGATCAATACGGCTCGCGGGCCGATCGTCGATCAGGAAGCCCTGCTGTCGGCCCTCGATTCCGAGCGCCTTGCCGGGGCCGGGCTCGATGTGGTCGAGCGCGAGCCGCTCGATGACGACCGCCTGCGCCACCACCCCCGCGTGCTCCTGACCCAGCATGTGGCCTTCTACAGCGTCGAGGGTTTCATCGAGATGCGCCGCAAGTCGGCCGAGGAGGTCCGCCGGCTCCTCCTCGGTCAGCCGCTCCGATGCCTCGTCAATCAGCCGTCGCCTCGCTGA
- the glgX gene encoding glycogen debranching protein GlgX, translated as MRVWPGQPYPLGATWDGTGVNFALFSENATKVELCLFDSVDAERESLRIPLAECTDLVWHAYLPDLMPGQLYGYRVHGPYDPANGHRFNPNKLVLDPYAKLIGRRLRWDDALFGYPIGQDDLAFDERDSAPFAPLAQVIDDSFTWGDDRPPKTPWHKTLFYEAHVKGLTMRHPDVPENMRGTYLGVATEPILRHLTELGVTAIELLPVHHHADDRYLEEKGLVNYWGYNTLSFFAPHITYAGDHPALDAVQQFKSMVRGLHSAGIEVILDVVYNHTAEGNQNGPTLSWRGVDNAAYYMLSPEDPRYYMDFTGCGNVPNMSHPRVLQMIMDSLRYWVTEMHVDGFRFDLASTLARELYEVNRLGSFFDIIHQDPVLSQVKLIAEPWDVGPGGYMVGNFPPGWAEWNGIYRDEIRDFWRGQECTANELATRLSGSSDLYQNDGRKPYASVNFITCHDGFSLRDLVSYNDKHNEANHEGNRDGSDDNRSWNCGVEGETDDPEIKALRAQQMRNFMATLFFSQGVPMMLAGDEIMNTQGGNNNTYCQDSEISWLDWNLNDERREFLDFVRKISRIWRAFPVFQRRNFFKGRAIRGENVKDISWLDPSGHEMGDEAWDAGFVRCIGMRLAGDAIGEVDERGEPIVSETVLALFNAHWEPVPFVLPEHQPERIWEVLLDTADADPACETFEQGHPYDLKGRSVVLLRLRDRDETPADSVSGD; from the coding sequence ATGAGAGTCTGGCCGGGACAACCCTACCCCCTGGGCGCCACCTGGGATGGTACCGGAGTGAACTTTGCCCTGTTCTCCGAAAACGCCACCAAGGTCGAACTCTGTCTGTTCGACTCGGTCGATGCCGAGCGGGAATCCCTTCGGATTCCCCTGGCCGAATGCACCGACCTGGTCTGGCATGCCTACCTGCCCGACCTGATGCCCGGTCAGCTCTACGGCTATCGAGTCCACGGGCCTTACGACCCGGCCAACGGCCACCGATTCAACCCGAACAAGCTCGTCCTCGACCCGTACGCCAAACTCATCGGTCGCCGGTTGAGATGGGACGACGCCCTGTTCGGCTATCCGATCGGCCAGGACGATCTCGCGTTCGATGAGCGCGATAGTGCCCCGTTCGCTCCGCTCGCCCAGGTCATCGACGACTCCTTCACCTGGGGAGACGACCGTCCCCCCAAGACTCCCTGGCACAAGACTCTGTTCTATGAAGCCCACGTCAAGGGACTGACGATGCGTCATCCCGACGTTCCCGAGAACATGCGGGGCACCTACCTCGGCGTTGCCACCGAACCCATCCTCCGCCACCTGACGGAGCTGGGCGTGACCGCCATCGAGCTGTTACCTGTCCACCACCACGCCGACGACCGTTACCTTGAAGAAAAGGGGCTGGTCAATTACTGGGGCTATAACACCCTCTCCTTCTTCGCGCCCCACATCACCTATGCGGGCGATCATCCGGCCCTCGACGCCGTGCAGCAGTTCAAAAGCATGGTCCGCGGCCTGCACTCGGCCGGCATCGAGGTCATCCTCGACGTCGTCTACAACCACACCGCCGAGGGGAACCAGAACGGCCCGACCCTTTCCTGGCGAGGCGTCGATAACGCCGCCTACTACATGCTCTCTCCCGAAGACCCGCGCTACTACATGGACTTCACCGGCTGCGGCAACGTGCCCAACATGTCGCACCCCCGCGTCTTGCAGATGATCATGGACAGCCTGCGCTACTGGGTCACCGAGATGCACGTGGACGGCTTCCGGTTCGACCTGGCCAGCACCCTGGCCCGAGAACTCTACGAGGTCAACCGCCTCGGCTCGTTCTTCGACATCATCCACCAGGACCCGGTCCTCTCGCAGGTCAAGCTCATCGCCGAACCCTGGGACGTTGGCCCCGGCGGCTACATGGTCGGCAACTTCCCCCCCGGCTGGGCCGAGTGGAACGGCATCTACCGCGACGAGATCCGCGACTTCTGGCGAGGGCAGGAATGCACCGCCAACGAGCTGGCTACCCGCCTCTCCGGCTCCAGCGACCTCTACCAGAACGACGGCCGCAAGCCCTACGCCAGCGTTAATTTTATCACCTGCCACGACGGCTTCTCCCTCCGCGACCTCGTCTCCTACAACGACAAGCACAACGAGGCCAATCACGAAGGCAACCGCGACGGCTCCGACGATAACCGCTCCTGGAATTGCGGCGTCGAAGGGGAAACCGACGACCCCGAGATCAAGGCCCTGCGCGCCCAGCAAATGCGCAACTTCATGGCCACCCTGTTCTTCTCTCAGGGCGTGCCCATGATGCTCGCCGGCGACGAGATCATGAACACCCAGGGGGGCAACAACAACACCTACTGTCAGGACAGCGAGATTAGCTGGCTTGACTGGAACCTCAACGACGAGCGACGCGAGTTCCTCGATTTCGTGCGCAAGATCAGTCGGATCTGGCGGGCCTTCCCCGTCTTCCAGCGCCGGAACTTCTTCAAGGGGCGGGCGATCCGGGGCGAGAACGTCAAGGATATCTCCTGGCTCGACCCCTCGGGCCACGAGATGGGAGACGAGGCCTGGGACGCCGGCTTCGTCCGCTGCATCGGCATGCGGCTCGCCGGCGACGCCATCGGCGAGGTCGACGAACGCGGCGAGCCGATCGTCAGCGAAACCGTCCTCGCCCTGTTCAATGCCCACTGGGAGCCCGTCCCCTTCGTCCTCCCCGAGCACCAGCCCGAACGGATCTGGGAAGTCCTCCTCGACACGGCCGACGCCGACCCCGCCTGCGAAACCTTCGAGCAGGGCCACCCCTACGACCTCAAGGGCCGCTCCGTCGTCCTCCTTCGTCTCCGAGACCGCGACGAAACCCCAGCCGACTCGGTCTCGGGCGACTGA
- a CDS encoding glucuronate isomerase, producing MSTTLPHDPQARALFEQIASWPIYDPHSHIDAHSPASRNLDEVLGYHYYTELAHSAGMPAAEVDPGLDPFTRARNLSRHLHRIDNTVQYSWLLEIARTFHGFEGDRIDADTIDDLYQRADHSQDGEAWDRSVWQTSQLEAVFLTNDFDDPLEGWDTSTYVPCLRTDDLVLKLHEPRTLQRLMASTNVDVEDVKSLRMALASLFEYFVEHGARACAISLPPDFIPRKATPIASQNSVRRALKHMDLRPDEHEEVRSLVFWTLAELCAEWKLPFDLMIGPIRNVYPAGVTGGRDLFDRRVSLHDYAELFNHFSNVTFPVSTLTPDAGAELVAFSWILPNVVPNGHWWYSNVPAFIAADLKARLQAVPKTKQVGYYSDAYKLEFILPKFNMYRRLLAEYLAEDCIRGRGWTEDRVLELARLVLLDNPRRIFARPNEL from the coding sequence ATGAGTACCACGCTGCCCCACGATCCCCAGGCCCGAGCCCTGTTCGAACAGATCGCGTCCTGGCCGATTTACGACCCGCACTCGCACATCGACGCCCACAGCCCGGCGTCGCGGAACCTCGATGAAGTCCTCGGCTACCACTACTATACCGAACTGGCCCACTCGGCCGGGATGCCTGCCGCCGAGGTCGATCCCGGCCTCGACCCCTTCACCCGGGCTCGCAACCTCTCCCGGCACCTCCACCGGATTGATAACACGGTTCAGTATTCCTGGCTGCTCGAAATTGCCCGCACCTTTCACGGCTTCGAAGGGGACCGGATCGACGCCGACACCATCGACGACCTGTACCAGCGCGCCGACCACTCGCAGGACGGCGAGGCCTGGGACCGCTCCGTCTGGCAAACCTCCCAGCTCGAAGCCGTCTTCCTGACCAACGACTTCGACGACCCGCTCGAAGGCTGGGACACCTCGACTTACGTCCCTTGCCTCCGCACCGACGACCTCGTCCTCAAGCTCCACGAGCCGAGAACCCTGCAACGGCTCATGGCCTCGACCAATGTCGACGTCGAGGACGTGAAGTCGCTCCGCATGGCCCTCGCCTCGCTGTTCGAATACTTCGTCGAGCACGGGGCAAGAGCCTGCGCCATCAGCTTGCCTCCGGACTTTATTCCCAGAAAAGCCACCCCCATCGCCTCGCAGAATTCCGTCCGACGCGCCTTGAAGCACATGGACCTCCGGCCCGACGAACACGAGGAGGTCCGATCGCTCGTCTTCTGGACCCTCGCGGAACTCTGCGCCGAGTGGAAACTGCCGTTCGACCTGATGATCGGCCCGATCCGCAACGTCTATCCCGCCGGAGTCACCGGAGGCCGCGACCTGTTCGATCGCCGCGTCAGCCTGCACGACTACGCCGAGCTGTTCAACCACTTCTCCAATGTCACCTTCCCCGTCTCGACCCTCACTCCCGATGCCGGGGCCGAACTGGTCGCCTTCTCCTGGATCTTGCCGAACGTCGTGCCCAACGGGCACTGGTGGTACTCGAACGTCCCGGCGTTCATCGCCGCCGACCTGAAGGCCCGACTCCAGGCCGTCCCCAAGACGAAGCAGGTCGGTTATTACTCCGACGCCTACAAGCTCGAATTCATCTTGCCGAAGTTCAACATGTACCGTCGCTTGCTGGCCGAGTACCTTGCCGAGGATTGCATCCGGGGCCGCGGCTGGACCGAGGACCGAGTCCTCGAACTCGCCCGCCTGGTCCTGCTCGACAACCCCCGGCGCATTTTTGCACGGCCCAACGAGCTTTGA